From the Bacteroidia bacterium genome, one window contains:
- a CDS encoding Omp28-related outer membrane protein, with amino-acid sequence MKKSVSVFFLSCAVMLLSLNTAFAKGGHTDSDGPFVPMSSVALAKSGPADVMGQWSTRADIPTAMGYNTAVYYNNAIYNFSGLTATALLSTVYKLDLTSNTWDQVANMPKPRALAMSVVIDNMIYLIGGYSTGSPFTTEGTVLVFDPATNRFTEKARMPVPVFAAGYFVHEGRIWVLGGGTTSFQAQTDVVQIYDPASDTWTQSNSKLPRSLRSFSAVNIKGTPFIVGGYAVVGTQGQFFGQMYKGTINGDDLTWTQLADFPGGAIMRHSMGTDGNILYLTGGYTTITAQTGVMSNLSWAYNPLVDGWRGELMKPTAVSYGSNLLYDGDKTLYQVAGQTSGGAYVKAVEAYDFQAASKPTALLSATGTTFWAKRTSTYNNGFYVGNTGGEELTWSAAVSPNASTWMNMSGLTSGKLTPGGQSLIAFTVNPNSLTEGQHTGTIEVTTNDPDNATLTYTVQITVQELDVDEPSNVLIEQYTGIWCQWCPYGADSLAAVIGRLGNRVVRTSWHDSDPMEITAWETMNNFIGVTGFPTASINRITWPGNNAIPVSRGDWGNYATFVVNNLRAPVGIDVMEKSYNPATKQLSFKVKVFFHQGINADLRLNALITEDGLNYEQVKYTSSGNIRVNPYYHYAVVRGIWPDVQGMPLSTSNTFATQSEVIKEFSFTSPHGVDDSTHIVVYVHRLNGSNPGPVQQSYSEPLMLGITDVEKAPAPGEFVLHQNYPNPFNPSTTISFALPVRSDVKINLTDALGRSLGSIVNGSYEAGSHSVLFDASELPSGNYFITMISGDVVLTRSMTLMK; translated from the coding sequence ATGAAGAAAAGCGTTTCTGTTTTCTTTCTTTCCTGTGCAGTGATGCTGCTCTCGTTGAACACCGCGTTCGCGAAGGGTGGGCACACCGACAGCGATGGTCCCTTTGTCCCGATGTCCTCCGTTGCACTCGCGAAAAGCGGGCCTGCGGATGTCATGGGTCAATGGTCTACCCGCGCGGACATTCCCACCGCGATGGGGTACAACACCGCCGTGTACTACAATAACGCGATATACAATTTCTCGGGTTTGACAGCGACCGCTCTGTTGTCGACGGTGTACAAACTTGATTTGACATCGAACACCTGGGACCAGGTCGCAAACATGCCCAAACCCCGCGCGCTTGCCATGTCCGTGGTGATTGATAACATGATTTATCTGATCGGCGGTTACAGCACTGGTAGTCCGTTTACCACGGAAGGCACTGTGCTGGTGTTCGATCCCGCGACCAACCGATTCACGGAAAAAGCACGCATGCCGGTACCGGTGTTTGCCGCCGGCTACTTCGTGCATGAAGGCCGCATCTGGGTTCTCGGCGGCGGTACGACCAGTTTCCAGGCCCAGACCGACGTCGTTCAGATTTACGACCCAGCATCGGATACCTGGACCCAGTCGAATTCCAAGCTTCCCCGCTCTCTCCGTTCCTTCTCTGCAGTGAACATCAAAGGAACACCGTTCATTGTCGGCGGCTATGCGGTCGTTGGCACGCAGGGACAGTTTTTCGGACAAATGTACAAGGGTACCATCAACGGTGACGACCTGACCTGGACGCAGCTTGCGGACTTCCCCGGCGGCGCCATCATGCGTCATTCCATGGGCACCGACGGCAATATCCTCTACCTGACCGGTGGGTACACTACGATCACAGCGCAGACTGGCGTCATGTCCAATCTCAGCTGGGCCTACAATCCCCTAGTGGACGGCTGGAGAGGCGAACTCATGAAGCCGACAGCCGTATCTTACGGATCGAATCTGCTCTACGACGGCGACAAAACCTTGTATCAGGTTGCGGGTCAGACGAGCGGCGGTGCGTATGTCAAAGCCGTCGAAGCGTATGATTTCCAGGCCGCTTCGAAGCCCACAGCCCTGCTTTCCGCTACGGGTACAACGTTCTGGGCCAAGCGCACCAGTACATACAACAATGGCTTCTATGTTGGTAACACCGGCGGCGAAGAATTGACCTGGAGCGCCGCTGTTTCACCGAACGCGTCCACATGGATGAACATGAGCGGCCTGACCAGCGGTAAGCTCACGCCGGGCGGTCAGTCTCTCATTGCTTTCACCGTCAATCCGAATTCCCTCACCGAAGGCCAGCACACCGGTACCATCGAAGTGACGACCAACGATCCGGACAACGCGACGCTCACGTACACTGTGCAAATCACTGTGCAGGAGCTGGACGTTGACGAGCCTTCGAATGTGTTGATCGAGCAATACACCGGCATCTGGTGCCAATGGTGTCCGTATGGCGCGGACTCCCTCGCCGCGGTCATCGGGCGTCTCGGCAATCGCGTTGTCCGCACTTCCTGGCACGACAGTGATCCCATGGAAATCACCGCGTGGGAAACGATGAACAACTTCATCGGCGTCACCGGATTCCCGACCGCGTCGATCAACCGCATCACCTGGCCTGGCAACAATGCGATTCCCGTGAGCCGTGGTGATTGGGGTAATTACGCAACATTTGTCGTGAACAATCTGCGTGCGCCAGTCGGTATCGATGTGATGGAAAAATCCTACAACCCCGCGACAAAGCAACTCAGCTTCAAGGTTAAGGTGTTCTTCCATCAGGGCATCAATGCGGATCTGCGCCTGAACGCGCTTATCACTGAAGACGGTCTGAATTACGAGCAGGTCAAGTACACGTCCAGCGGCAACATCCGTGTGAATCCGTACTATCACTATGCCGTTGTCCGCGGCATCTGGCCCGATGTGCAGGGCATGCCCCTCTCGACGAGCAATACTTTTGCCACGCAAAGCGAAGTCATCAAGGAGTTCAGCTTCACTTCGCCGCATGGTGTGGATGACAGCACACACATTGTCGTGTATGTCCACCGCCTGAACGGCAGCAACCCGGGTCCCGTGCAGCAAAGCTACAGCGAACCCCTCATGCTCGGTATCACCGATGTGGAAAAAGCGCCGGCACCGGGTGAATTCGTCCTCCATCAGAACTATCCGAATCCTTTCAATCCCAGCACGACCATCAGCTTCGCGCTGCCGGTTCGCTCGGATGTCAAGATCAATCTCACGGACGCCTTGGGCCGTTCGCTTGGCTCCATCGTCAACGGCAGCTACGAAGCCGGATCGCACAGCGTGCTCTTCGACGCCAGCGAGCTGCCATCCGGCAATTACTTCATCACCATGATCTCCGGCGACGTGGTGCTCACCCGCAGCATGACGCTGATGAAGTAA
- a CDS encoding 7-carboxy-7-deazaguanine synthase QueE — protein MTTVRLNEIFHSIQGEGSRAGLPCVFVRLHGCGLRCFWCDTPYALDHKNGGEVLPLDEVIARVESFGCNFVELTGGEPLEQEGAFELMTELCDRGHTVAVETGGHVDISRVDSRVIVILDLKCPASGMTKKNRLANLEYLKPTDEVKFVIADRADYEWACDLMKTERIGTRCGEVLFSPVFGSIEAADLARWILDDRLRVRMQLQLHKFIWHPDTRGV, from the coding sequence ATGACCACAGTACGACTCAACGAGATTTTTCACAGCATACAGGGTGAGGGCAGCAGGGCGGGCCTGCCCTGCGTGTTCGTGCGCCTGCATGGCTGCGGCTTGCGCTGCTTCTGGTGCGACACACCTTATGCGCTCGACCATAAGAACGGCGGCGAGGTTCTTCCACTCGACGAGGTCATTGCGCGGGTGGAATCCTTCGGATGCAATTTCGTGGAACTCACGGGCGGCGAGCCGCTCGAGCAGGAAGGTGCGTTCGAACTGATGACAGAGCTCTGCGATCGCGGTCACACTGTGGCGGTGGAAACAGGCGGACATGTGGACATCAGCCGTGTGGATTCGCGCGTCATCGTGATTCTGGATCTCAAATGTCCTGCTTCCGGGATGACGAAGAAAAATCGCCTCGCCAACCTGGAGTATCTCAAGCCGACGGATGAGGTGAAGTTCGTTATCGCGGACAGAGCGGATTACGAGTGGGCGTGCGATCTTATGAAAACGGAGCGCATCGGAACGCGCTGCGGTGAAGTGCTGTTTTCACCGGTGTTCGGCTCAATCGAAGCGGCGGATCTGGCGCGATGGATACTGGATGATCGATTGCGTGTGCGCATGCAATTGCAGCTGCACAAATTCATCTGGCATCCCGACACCCGCGGTGTGTAG
- the queC gene encoding 7-cyano-7-deazaguanine synthase QueC, with protein MTSNTRPRPLAVVLASGGMDSCVTIAIAQQDYDTALLHVNYGQRTQARELRAFRDIAAHYRIPPERQLIISIEHLLRIGGSSLTDTELRVPDAEERQDGIPNTYVPFRNANMLSIAVSWAEVLGAEAIFVGAVEEDSSGYPDCREEFYQAYQRVIETGTRYERPLLIHTPLIHLRKSDIVRTGMQLGAPLELSWSCYRGEHRACGRCESCHLRLKGFREAGIEDPIAYE; from the coding sequence ATGACAAGCAACACGCGGCCGCGACCCCTCGCCGTGGTACTGGCGAGCGGCGGTATGGATTCCTGCGTCACCATCGCCATCGCGCAGCAGGATTACGACACGGCTCTCCTGCACGTCAACTACGGACAGCGGACGCAGGCGCGGGAACTGCGCGCGTTTCGCGATATCGCCGCACATTATCGCATTCCCCCGGAACGCCAGCTCATCATATCCATCGAGCACCTTCTGCGCATCGGGGGATCGAGTCTTACCGACACCGAACTGCGCGTTCCCGACGCAGAGGAGCGGCAGGACGGCATACCGAACACCTACGTCCCCTTTCGCAATGCCAACATGTTGAGCATCGCCGTCAGCTGGGCCGAAGTGCTGGGCGCGGAGGCCATATTCGTGGGAGCCGTCGAAGAGGACTCCTCGGGGTATCCCGATTGTCGGGAGGAGTTCTATCAGGCCTATCAACGTGTGATTGAGACCGGCACCAGGTATGAGCGGCCGTTGCTCATACACACCCCGCTGATTCACCTGCGTAAATCAGACATCGTGCGGACGGGAATGCAACTCGGGGCGCCTCTCGAGCTGAGCTGGAGCTGCTATCGCGGCGAACACCGCGCGTGCGGCCGCTGCGAGTCCTGCCACCTGCGTCTCAAGGGCTTCCGCGAAGCCGGCATCGAGGATCCGATTGCGTATGAGTAA
- a CDS encoding M12 family metallo-peptidase produces the protein MRLATSSIRSSHTGLLSFLTVLLILVASFTSLHAQQFRRQVVADEVFATPARNSLAKTTPVESPSVITLALRERATDALRSAGSMLLRDFPIPDGSKADLRLTEFRVFAPDAEFWSRTSAGDVRRPTPMMSFYRGEVANEPGSFVYMAIGKHDISGTIQRSGVEYSFTTMIDVPMPSDNERLLHIYQNTEEMSYYHCGVDDDAMIDEYLRNMPKQLSAGTMALDTLVAKIAVEADHEAYQHFKTVDATETYINTLMGHVTAIYERDVAITLQISYMRTWETPDPYSAASDDAALNTFTDYWGANMGHVDRTLAQLISRKRISADGVSQGLAWVNQLCSKTRGYAFTKLSANNSWISGHTGVWAHEIGHNFGSPHTHSCLWNPPIDSCYTAEPVRGQAPCFSSSDIHLILGGGEMMSYCHMRFGGSAKQNIFRNRTGALVRGRAEAALCMNVTSTVRNLTLMSPTGGEERCGGSTLEITWEAQGNNDFSILLSSDGGATYDKVLVSDIPRSVRSWTWNIPNDQPVGTQYRIKIQDNKLPELVDAMDADFTITLGTQITDQVKWRNVCVGEGAWFYVRATGSGTLRYQWKKNGQNIDGETRDELQLQNLQTSDNLSEFTCVVTGDCGSAESEPALLKVFTSAVITRDLENDTTCIGGSATFSLEAEGSNLSYKWFYRSVTGVNKEFPVNAPELTIQNVQQSDFGSYWCEVNSSCGKSTSKTRFLIVPATAINVLQPGVWDMVIPAGSQYKIGWKHFCVNSVKIEYSIDGGTQWLPITGSFDADAGEYLWNVPKVEAEQCFVRVSNADNTALTGMSKQFKIRNAPVFTLEIPNVGFGWVDVGSTSSKPLVIQNTGLADLQISAATISGSAEVSVTTAMPLTIAPGTSGELMLEYTPTAPEPMSATMRVVHNAAGSPDTIEVFGEGYIATSTPSLIRPTQLSLLQSYPNPIPSGSPATFRFDLPKSGSLTLTAYSLLGSEAKILYSGNRAAGTHNLTLGMHDLPAGAWIIRLTTPEGSVSRMIHILR, from the coding sequence GTTCTCACACCGGATTACTCTCTTTCCTCACTGTCCTCCTCATTCTTGTCGCTTCCTTCACGTCACTGCATGCGCAGCAGTTCCGGCGCCAGGTAGTTGCGGACGAAGTATTTGCGACACCTGCGCGCAACTCCCTCGCAAAAACCACCCCCGTGGAATCCCCATCGGTGATCACCCTCGCTCTGCGCGAGCGCGCAACCGATGCGTTGCGTTCCGCCGGCAGCATGCTGTTGCGTGACTTCCCCATCCCCGACGGCTCCAAGGCGGATCTCCGACTGACGGAGTTCCGCGTCTTCGCACCCGATGCCGAGTTCTGGTCACGCACCTCCGCGGGGGACGTTCGCAGGCCCACGCCGATGATGAGTTTTTATCGCGGAGAAGTAGCGAATGAGCCGGGATCGTTCGTGTACATGGCAATCGGCAAGCACGATATATCGGGAACAATCCAGCGGAGCGGCGTGGAGTACAGTTTCACGACCATGATTGATGTTCCCATGCCGTCGGACAACGAGCGCTTGCTGCACATCTATCAGAACACCGAGGAGATGTCCTATTATCACTGCGGTGTGGACGACGATGCGATGATTGATGAGTACCTTCGCAACATGCCCAAACAACTTTCGGCCGGGACTATGGCACTCGACACCCTCGTCGCGAAAATCGCTGTGGAAGCCGATCACGAGGCCTATCAACACTTCAAGACAGTCGACGCCACCGAGACGTACATCAACACGCTCATGGGCCATGTGACGGCGATATACGAACGCGACGTCGCCATCACGCTTCAGATCAGCTACATGCGCACCTGGGAAACGCCCGATCCCTACAGCGCAGCCAGTGACGATGCCGCTTTGAATACGTTCACAGATTACTGGGGCGCGAATATGGGTCATGTGGACCGAACTCTCGCCCAGCTCATCTCCCGCAAGCGGATTTCCGCCGACGGCGTCTCGCAGGGACTCGCGTGGGTCAATCAGCTTTGCAGTAAAACCCGCGGCTACGCATTTACCAAGCTGTCCGCAAACAACAGCTGGATCAGCGGGCACACCGGTGTATGGGCGCATGAAATCGGTCACAACTTCGGGTCGCCGCACACGCATTCCTGTCTCTGGAATCCGCCGATAGATTCCTGCTACACGGCCGAACCCGTACGTGGTCAGGCGCCGTGCTTTTCCAGCAGCGACATTCATCTGATCCTCGGTGGAGGCGAGATGATGAGTTACTGCCATATGCGCTTCGGGGGCTCGGCGAAGCAGAACATTTTCCGCAACAGGACGGGCGCCCTCGTCCGCGGCCGCGCCGAAGCCGCATTGTGCATGAACGTCACCAGTACCGTGCGCAATCTGACCCTCATGTCGCCCACAGGCGGCGAGGAGCGATGTGGCGGAAGCACCCTGGAAATCACCTGGGAGGCGCAGGGGAATAACGACTTCTCCATTCTGCTCTCCAGCGACGGAGGCGCGACCTACGACAAGGTGCTTGTGTCGGATATCCCGCGCTCCGTCCGTTCGTGGACCTGGAACATCCCGAACGACCAGCCCGTCGGGACGCAGTACCGCATCAAGATTCAGGACAACAAGCTCCCGGAACTTGTTGACGCGATGGACGCCGATTTCACGATAACGCTGGGAACGCAAATCACCGATCAGGTGAAATGGCGCAATGTGTGCGTTGGCGAAGGTGCATGGTTCTATGTACGCGCCACCGGTTCCGGGACCCTGCGCTATCAGTGGAAGAAAAATGGTCAGAACATCGACGGCGAGACGCGCGACGAATTGCAGTTGCAGAACCTCCAGACGTCCGACAATCTCAGCGAATTCACCTGTGTCGTTACGGGCGACTGCGGTTCAGCGGAATCCGAGCCGGCGTTATTGAAGGTCTTTACGAGCGCGGTCATCACCCGCGACCTGGAAAATGACACGACCTGTATCGGCGGAAGCGCCACGTTTTCGCTCGAGGCGGAGGGTTCGAATCTGTCCTACAAATGGTTCTATCGCAGCGTCACCGGCGTGAACAAGGAGTTTCCGGTCAACGCACCCGAACTCACCATTCAGAATGTGCAACAGAGTGATTTCGGCTCGTACTGGTGTGAAGTGAACAGCTCCTGTGGGAAAAGCACCTCAAAGACGCGTTTTCTGATTGTTCCGGCTACGGCGATAAACGTGCTGCAGCCTGGCGTATGGGACATGGTCATTCCCGCGGGCAGCCAATACAAAATCGGTTGGAAGCACTTCTGCGTGAATTCCGTGAAAATCGAGTACTCCATTGACGGCGGCACGCAATGGCTCCCCATCACCGGAAGTTTCGATGCCGACGCAGGTGAATACCTCTGGAATGTGCCGAAGGTCGAGGCCGAACAATGCTTCGTTCGTGTTAGCAATGCGGACAATACCGCGCTTACCGGGATGTCCAAGCAGTTCAAGATCCGGAATGCCCCGGTCTTCACGCTGGAAATCCCGAACGTCGGTTTCGGTTGGGTGGATGTCGGAAGCACTTCGTCAAAGCCGCTCGTCATTCAGAATACCGGTCTGGCAGATCTCCAGATAAGCGCGGCCACCATCAGCGGAAGTGCGGAAGTTTCCGTCACTACGGCGATGCCGCTGACAATCGCTCCCGGCACAAGCGGCGAATTGATGCTGGAATACACACCGACAGCACCGGAGCCTATGAGCGCCACGATGCGCGTTGTACACAACGCCGCGGGAAGTCCTGATACCATCGAGGTCTTCGGCGAGGGGTATATTGCGACATCGACGCCGTCGCTGATCCGGCCCACACAGCTGTCGCTGCTCCAGAGCTATCCGAATCCCATTCCGTCCGGTTCTCCCGCGACCTTCCGCTTCGATCTTCCGAAAAGCGGATCACTGACGCTCACCGCATACTCGCTGCTCGGATCGGAGGCTAAGATCCTTTATTCCGGCAATCGCGCAGCGGGGACGCATAACCTCACTCTCGGCATGCACGATCTGCCTGCGGGCGCATGGATCATCCGTCTCACCACCCCCGAAGGTTCGGTGTCCCGCATGATACATATTCTCCGTTGA
- a CDS encoding cation:proton antiporter, with amino-acid sequence MQLLTDLVVIVALSTAVVSVFHWLRVPAIIGFLVTGVLAGPGVFGAVRDVHAVELLAEVGVILLMFTIGLELAPRELLRMRRSVLGGGGLQVLVTLLCTGLISALTGQSIAVSVFAGFLIALSSTAIVLKSMQSSGEIDSPHGRATLGILIFQDIIIVPMMLFTPLLAGGSGDAIGSELLMLLLKSVVVVIAVIVAARYVMPFVLHRISATRNRELFLLFIVAMCFAVAWLTSIAGLSLALGAFLAGLLIADSEYSHQALGNVIPFRDLFTSIFFVSIGMLLDPANVLEHPFIVAAITLIVVLGKLVLAAGVILLLGYPTRTAILTGFSLAQVGEFSFVLSRVGVKQGLLGASDYQLFLAVAILSMGLTPLLMAIAPVVAEKLATVFGGTDKAPEKTSAGRDGLLVIGYGLNGRNLVTAALSAGIPYTVIEMNPDTVRREARAGVNIMFGDATQDAVLLHAGAATARVIVVAISDPAATARITERVRAHNATSSLIVRTRFVSEVPHLYNLGADEVIPEEFETAVEIFARVLRRYLLPRHEIERMIADLRSDGYETFRGAGTRRSEALPLPDFDICSAAISDESPALGETLRTLELRARFGVSVLAIQHGNETQPNPDPDTPIQGGDKLFLLGTTLDLSRAEAFLRGVDPLDGPYAP; translated from the coding sequence ATGCAGCTTCTCACAGATCTTGTCGTTATCGTCGCCTTGTCCACAGCCGTGGTGTCGGTGTTCCATTGGCTGCGGGTCCCCGCTATCATCGGTTTTCTGGTCACCGGTGTTCTGGCGGGTCCCGGAGTGTTCGGAGCGGTGCGTGATGTGCACGCCGTGGAGCTTCTGGCCGAAGTCGGCGTCATTTTGCTGATGTTCACGATAGGGCTGGAGCTTGCACCGCGGGAGCTTTTGCGCATGCGGCGAAGCGTGCTGGGCGGTGGCGGCCTGCAGGTTCTCGTGACGCTGCTGTGCACAGGATTGATCTCTGCTCTGACGGGACAAAGCATCGCGGTATCCGTTTTCGCGGGTTTCCTGATAGCCCTCAGCAGCACCGCTATTGTGCTCAAGAGCATGCAGTCGTCAGGTGAAATAGACAGTCCGCATGGTCGGGCAACGCTGGGGATATTGATTTTTCAGGACATTATCATCGTGCCGATGATGCTGTTCACTCCGTTGCTGGCGGGCGGATCGGGCGACGCGATCGGCAGCGAGCTATTGATGTTGCTGTTGAAGAGCGTCGTCGTGGTTATTGCGGTAATCGTGGCGGCACGCTATGTGATGCCTTTCGTGCTGCATCGCATATCGGCGACGCGCAACAGGGAGTTGTTCCTCCTTTTTATCGTCGCCATGTGCTTCGCGGTGGCGTGGCTCACGTCTATTGCGGGCCTCTCTCTTGCCCTGGGCGCGTTCCTCGCGGGGCTGCTCATCGCGGACTCCGAATACAGTCATCAGGCATTGGGGAATGTCATTCCCTTTCGGGACCTGTTCACGAGCATTTTTTTCGTTTCCATCGGAATGTTGCTGGATCCGGCGAATGTCCTCGAGCACCCCTTCATCGTCGCCGCGATTACGCTCATCGTCGTTCTCGGGAAACTTGTTCTCGCCGCCGGGGTGATTCTTCTGCTGGGATATCCGACGCGCACCGCAATACTCACCGGTTTCAGTCTGGCGCAGGTAGGGGAGTTTTCGTTCGTGCTCTCGCGCGTCGGCGTGAAGCAGGGATTGCTCGGGGCCTCGGATTATCAATTGTTTCTCGCCGTGGCCATTCTCAGCATGGGACTCACACCGCTGCTCATGGCTATCGCACCGGTTGTGGCGGAAAAGCTCGCGACAGTTTTTGGCGGGACGGACAAAGCCCCCGAAAAGACATCGGCAGGCCGCGACGGCCTGTTGGTGATCGGCTACGGGCTCAATGGGCGCAACCTGGTGACAGCAGCTCTCTCCGCAGGCATTCCCTACACAGTTATCGAAATGAATCCGGACACGGTGCGCAGAGAGGCGCGTGCCGGCGTCAACATCATGTTCGGCGATGCCACACAGGATGCCGTCCTGCTGCATGCGGGCGCGGCGACCGCGCGCGTCATCGTGGTGGCCATTTCCGATCCCGCCGCTACCGCGCGCATCACGGAGCGTGTCCGCGCACATAATGCGACCAGCTCCCTCATAGTGCGGACGCGATTCGTCAGCGAAGTCCCGCATCTGTATAACCTCGGAGCGGACGAGGTGATTCCGGAGGAATTCGAGACCGCCGTGGAGATTTTCGCGCGTGTCCTGCGGCGCTACTTGCTTCCGCGTCACGAAATCGAGCGCATGATCGCCGACCTTCGGTCTGATGGATACGAAACCTTTCGTGGTGCCGGAACCCGAAGAAGCGAAGCACTGCCGTTACCGGATTTCGACATCTGCAGCGCCGCAATCTCCGATGAATCACCCGCCCTGGGAGAAACGTTGCGCACCCTCGAGCTCCGCGCACGCTTTGGAGTATCGGTGCTGGCGATACAGCATGGGAATGAAACACAACCCAATCCCGATCCCGACACACCCATACAAGGCGGCGACAAGCTGTTTCTTCTCGGCACGACACTCGATCTTTCCCGTGCCGAGGCCTTCCTTCGCGGCGTGGATCCTCTCGACGGGCCCTATGCGCCTTGA
- a CDS encoding ATP-binding protein, with protein sequence MTPDTWFAPAERAPIDAVRRMHDDLMQELHFQDMLEAFPSPVAVLNRERQIVACNGRFADAVPRGHDESLLGLRVGESIGCVTVADAPGGCGTGQGCRLCGAVIAMLQAQQGETGVQECRINAQLDGVTVPLDYRVLAVPLTVRDHTITVLSLVDISDEKRRSILERMFFHDVLNTASGVRSVAELYHLVSDNERNALIADLENLSTQLIEEIIAHRDLLAAERNELRARLQPTLPHEMLRHIEALYRYHSLAHGKTIRSIADANLPPVDTDPALLGRVLGNLLKNALEASTDGDVVTLRGVRENDDILFSVHNTGTMPDDVKLQVFQRSFSTKAKDRGVGTYSARLLTERMLGGRIWFTSSAEDGTTFTVAIPLSVSPYTDDE encoded by the coding sequence ATGACCCCTGATACCTGGTTTGCACCGGCCGAACGCGCCCCGATTGACGCGGTGCGTCGCATGCACGACGACCTTATGCAGGAGCTGCATTTTCAGGACATGCTCGAGGCCTTCCCTTCGCCGGTGGCGGTATTGAATCGGGAGCGGCAAATCGTCGCCTGTAACGGCAGATTCGCCGACGCCGTACCACGCGGACATGATGAGTCCTTGCTGGGTCTGCGCGTCGGTGAATCCATCGGCTGCGTCACCGTTGCGGATGCACCGGGAGGCTGCGGGACGGGACAGGGCTGTCGGCTGTGCGGTGCCGTCATCGCCATGCTGCAGGCGCAGCAGGGAGAGACGGGCGTGCAGGAATGCCGTATCAACGCGCAGTTAGACGGCGTAACCGTACCTCTGGATTATCGCGTGCTCGCCGTGCCGCTCACCGTGCGTGATCACACCATCACCGTACTTTCACTCGTGGACATCAGCGACGAGAAACGCCGAAGCATACTGGAACGGATGTTTTTTCACGACGTGCTCAATACGGCATCCGGTGTTCGCTCTGTTGCCGAGTTGTATCACCTCGTCAGCGACAACGAGCGCAACGCGCTGATAGCGGATCTGGAGAATCTCTCGACGCAGCTCATTGAAGAAATCATCGCACACAGGGATCTCCTGGCCGCGGAGCGCAACGAGCTGCGCGCACGACTGCAGCCGACGCTGCCGCATGAAATGCTCCGCCACATCGAAGCCCTGTACCGCTATCATTCCCTTGCTCACGGAAAGACCATCCGGTCAATCGCGGACGCCAATCTCCCTCCCGTGGACACCGATCCCGCACTTCTGGGGCGTGTGCTCGGCAATCTGTTGAAAAACGCCCTCGAAGCCAGCACGGATGGCGATGTGGTGACCTTGCGGGGTGTTCGTGAAAATGACGATATCCTGTTCAGCGTCCATAATACCGGGACTATGCCCGATGATGTCAAACTGCAGGTGTTCCAACGGTCGTTCAGCACCAAGGCGAAGGATCGCGGCGTCGGCACGTACAGCGCCCGACTGCTCACGGAGCGCATGTTGGGTGGACGCATCTGGTTTACGTCCTCCGCGGAAGATGGTACGACCTTCACCGTCGCCATCCCGCTTTCTGTTTCACCTTACACCGATGATGAGTAG
- the queF gene encoding preQ(1) synthase, whose amino-acid sequence MAELVTFENKYPGRDYLITHVNPEFTSVCPVTGLPDFATITIQYIADTLCIELKSLKYYYLGFRNQGIYFESSVNQILDDLVAVCAPRYMKVIGEFNTRGGIHSVVETEYVKPGWSPAK is encoded by the coding sequence ATGGCGGAACTCGTCACTTTCGAAAACAAATATCCCGGCCGCGATTACCTAATCACACATGTGAATCCGGAGTTCACCTCGGTCTGCCCCGTGACGGGACTGCCGGATTTCGCGACCATTACCATTCAGTACATCGCCGATACGCTGTGCATTGAGCTGAAGTCGCTCAAGTATTACTACCTTGGTTTCAGAAATCAGGGCATTTATTTCGAATCGTCCGTGAATCAGATCCTCGACGATCTCGTCGCCGTTTGCGCGCCGCGGTACATGAAGGTTATCGGCGAATTCAATACGCGGGGCGGCATACACTCCGTCGTCGAGACCGAGTATGTGAAGCCGGGCTGGTCGCCCGCAAAATGA